In Palaemon carinicauda isolate YSFRI2023 chromosome 14, ASM3689809v2, whole genome shotgun sequence, the following proteins share a genomic window:
- the LOC137653101 gene encoding uncharacterized protein isoform X1, producing MHQVCTVKAFLVSSLRYDRSIFIPVYAESTNAKKNIPIAIGRESHGTSMDKHIPTQYDEAEDQIRRSLRSHSISNESEASDNDLDMYEFITDFQGQHQSSPAPQDGVDQQEEEEIVQENIEDSHFETAPEFDEDVFDGDENLEENEKAPGGSP from the exons ATGCACCAGGTGTGTACCGTCAAGGCGTTTCTTGTCTCTTCCTTACGATATGATCGTTCAATTTTCATTCCTGTTTATGCG GAAAGCACAAACGCAAAGAAAAATATTCCTATTGCTATCGGAAGAGAGTCTCACGGTACAAGTATGGATAAACATATTCCGACACAGTACGATGAAGCTGAAGATCAAATTCG GAGGAGCCTGCGGTCACATTCCATCAGTAACGAATCAGAGGCCAGCGACAACGACCTAGACATGTACGAATTCATAACTGATTTCCAAGGCCAACACCAATCGTCTCCAGCTCCCCAAGATGGCGTTGAtcaacaggaagaagaagaaatagtacAGGAAAATATCGAAGACAGCCATTTTGAAACCGCTCCTGAATTTGACGAAGATGTCTTCGACGGAGACGAAAACCTCGAGGAAAATGAAAAGGCGCCTGGTgggtctccataa
- the LOC137653101 gene encoding uncharacterized protein isoform X2 — MHQESTNAKKNIPIAIGRESHGTSMDKHIPTQYDEAEDQIRRSLRSHSISNESEASDNDLDMYEFITDFQGQHQSSPAPQDGVDQQEEEEIVQENIEDSHFETAPEFDEDVFDGDENLEENEKAPGGSP; from the exons ATGCACCAG GAAAGCACAAACGCAAAGAAAAATATTCCTATTGCTATCGGAAGAGAGTCTCACGGTACAAGTATGGATAAACATATTCCGACACAGTACGATGAAGCTGAAGATCAAATTCG GAGGAGCCTGCGGTCACATTCCATCAGTAACGAATCAGAGGCCAGCGACAACGACCTAGACATGTACGAATTCATAACTGATTTCCAAGGCCAACACCAATCGTCTCCAGCTCCCCAAGATGGCGTTGAtcaacaggaagaagaagaaatagtacAGGAAAATATCGAAGACAGCCATTTTGAAACCGCTCCTGAATTTGACGAAGATGTCTTCGACGGAGACGAAAACCTCGAGGAAAATGAAAAGGCGCCTGGTgggtctccataa